A genomic segment from Pectinophora gossypiella chromosome 3, ilPecGoss1.1, whole genome shotgun sequence encodes:
- the LOC126381173 gene encoding uncharacterized protein LOC126381173 → MPITRSKKTFEARENTFEARENTFEVREKTFEDREKSAPASAAPMVLIERDTAARPRTTTSAMHIDEQPASTSAASANTVVPQRRLVTSTEGGQVQVPPVRASTRSVRSMRSTASTTARIRQAELDAEIQLAEMKQQELRLEAIKVKAKLERSVAMIREESERGSQIDEQEIAAETHTEEQQRVHDWLIEMEYSQPRGEGRRPPQHSMEPVLCARNAHASEREGRWNREARGKETELRPPSPIPNQRTSFHATNKEEDTVDRIAQALEKIVNKRPVPRQAHELPTFSGAATEWLPFKAAMRDSTAMYKYSDYENLARLRNCLRGKAQETVAALLYSATSPDEIMRTLEQCFGRPEMLIERAMEDIKKLPKSGTSAGELNTLAVKLKNIVCVLGGVDERGYLRNPMLTREVIEKLSPHLKSRWYDFAYEHGDPSEAEIATLSRFLEREADRAMRFSYATSPQSLKETFNNQEKKSFSRERPRKDVKVYATTETPTAPTVEREKEAVTKRCLCCGGNHDVPDCKKYKRMTVNERWQWVKEEKICFKCINGKHRRFTCKAKRCGIENCLLPHHSTLHMDTSPAAATQPKSPPVNEENVLSASATTSGPAKVLLKVCPVEIRVPGGPSLKRYALLDEGATITLMDEGLANDLGARGHVSPLHIHGATASQKETQSRVVKIEVRGQHEEQFHDITAHTVKQLTIGSQTVKRKFIEYEHLKHLPLDDMSYESARPSLLIGADNWHLIISKEILIGKRYEPIASRTELGWTIHGTVPRSLYRGEDQLVLHVHAKTEKDVRNFANEDEELNALIKTHYDVDALGIALITKPRKAEERAIDIFNKTIERVNGRYQVGLPWRDEQVVMPPSYEMAFRRLRTIERKMDQSPEFQAAYTSQIENLLTKGYAAVANGDERDNDKSWYLPHFAVTNPNKPGKVRLVFDAAAKSRGESLNDHLLDGPDLLRALPGILYRFREKEVAVTADIREMFLQVKIRPEDRPAQMFLWRGNERKKPPTEYVMSSMIFGARSSPFLAHSVRNHNARAHAETHPVALRAITESHYMDDFVESYATKEEATRAVHEVTYVHEQAGFILAGWNSSNEDVIRDIPPDRRAQLPKEMGTAGHQGKTLGLIWEATKDELMFNTALPRVPEEVKTSARPPTKREALSAVMSIFDPLGLLSHLTITAKILLQDLWRQQRIGWDDQVPEEAAEDFTKWIRAVDSVREVKLPRCYAPTRGVLERQLHVFNDASDRAYATVAYWRIKYENGEVIITLAGAKAKVAPLKAQSIPRLELQASLIGARLAHSIQEEHRQKADRIVLWSDSKTALHWIRNDIIKYTPYVAHRVGEIANLTHIEQWRWIPSELNVADDATRPNYEVRADQRWFIGPAFLREEEERWPSERTEEENDNGQDEIVCATDNSEGPAYLPDISRFSSYERLVRATAYVLLAVDKMKKRTRTLKLAHITKAEELWYKKMQEDSYSDEIERLKKDLKLRPNSALRKLDPRIDDRGLLTLHGRVGVARISEQSKSPLIMDGRHAFTRLLVAHAHKAANHANREQVVNDLKQKFYITRIRPTVRAVEHSCQLCKVKKARPRPQVHGDLPYERLAAHARPFSYTGLDFFGPMYVTVGRHKEKRWGALFTCLTTRAVHIEISPSLSTDSAIMCLRRMAARRGWPVTIYSDNGTNFHGADEELRAAQREWGPQLKDFALLQRTNWKYIAPGAPNQGGAWERLIRSVKTALVATLHERYPRDEVLATLLTEAEYTVNARPLTHVPVEPGDMEALTPNHFLLGTSGGLPTTGPCREVDRRTWRATQALADVFWRRWLTEYLPTLIPRGGTRSGRGADLKVGDVVIITDPVLPRNIWPRGEVIRLHQGPDGLTRVADVRTRGGIFRRPLRRLAVLPVKEGCEDLRRGEDVTDSREEEVAG, encoded by the coding sequence ATGCCCATCACGAGGAGCAAGAAGACCTTTGAAgctagagagaacacctttgaagctagagagaacacctttgaagTCAGAGAGAAGACCTTTGAAGATAGAGAGAAGTCCGCGCCCGCCTCCGCCGCGCCAATGGTACTCATCGAGAGAGACACGGCCGCGCGCCCGCGCACCACGACGTCAGCCATGCACATCGATGAACAGCCTGCCAGCACGTCGGCAGCGTCCGCGAACACGGTTGTCCCGCAACGACGACTCGTCACGTCCACGGAAGGGGGGCAGGTGCAAGTCCCGCCTGTCAGAGCAAGTACCCGCTCCGTGCGATCGATGCGCTCCACAGCAAGTACGACGGCGCGCATCAGACAAGCCGAGCTCGACGCGGAGATACAATTAGCTGAAATGAAACAGCAGGAACTTCGTCTAGAAGCCATTAAGGTTAAGGCGAAACTTGAACGGAGCGTCGCAATGATAAGGGAAGAAAGCGAAAGAGGAAGCCAAATCGATGAACAGGAAATCGCCGCTGAAACGCACACGGAGGAACAGCAACGCGTCCACGACTGGTTGATTGAAATGGAATACAGCCAGCCGCGGGGGGAGGGACGACGCCCGCCTCAGCACAGTATGGAGCCTGTTCTATGCGCGAGAAACGCGCACGCGAGCGAGCGAGAAGGAAGATGGAATCGAGAGGCACGAGGGAAAGAGACGGAACTACGCCCGCCTAGCCCTATTCCTAATCAACGTACGAGCTTTCATGCGACGAATAAAGAAGAGGACACGGTCGATAGAATAGCACAAGCGCTAGAAAAGATCGTGAATAAACGTCCGGTGCCCCGCCAAGCCCACGAGCTGCCTACGTTCAGCGGCGCCGCGACGGAATGGCTACCCTTCAAGGCGGCCATGCGGGATTCTACGgcgatgtacaagtattccgaCTACGAGAACCTCGCACGGCTACGGAACTGTCTACGAGGGAAAGCACAGGAGACAGTCGCCGCGCTGCTATACTCGGCGACTAGCCCCGACGAGATTATGCGAACACTGGAGCAATGTTTTGGAAGACCAGAGATGTTGATCGAACGAGCGATGGAAGATATAAAGAAGTTACCTAAGTCCGGTACGTCCGCGGGCGAATTGAACACCCTCGCGGTCAAGTTGAAGAACATCGTATGCGTGTTAGGTGGCGTCGATGAAAGAGGATATCTCCGAAACCCCATGCTCACACGAGAGGTCATCGAGAAGCTAAGCCCACATCTCAAGTCTAGGTGGTATGACTTCGCCTACGAACACGGAGACCCATCGGAAGCCGAGATAGCAACGCTGTCAAGATTTTTGGAACGTGAGGCCGACCGTGCGATGCGATTTTCATACGCCACATCGCCCCAGTCGCTGAAGGAGACTTTCAACAATCAAGAAAAGAAGTCGTTTTCACGTGAAAGGCCACGTAAAGACGTGAAAGTCTACGCAACCACTGAAACACCCACCGCACCGACCGTCGAGAGAGAAAAGGAAGCCGTCACAAAACGATGTCTATGCTGCGGCGGCAACCACGACGTACCCGATTGTAAGAAATACAAGAGGATGACGGTCAACGAACGATGGCAGTGGGTGAAAGAAGAGAAAATATGCTTCAAGTGCATCAACGGAAAGCACAGGAGATTCACATGTAAAGCAAAGAGGTGCGGAATAGAAAACTGTCTCTTACCTCACCACAGTACGTTGCATATGGACACGTCGCCCGCCGCAGCTACTCAACCGAAGTCACCGCCAGTAAACGAGGAAAATGTCTTGTCCGCGTCGGCCACTACAAGCGGCCCGGCCAAGGTGTTATTGAAGGTGTGCCCGGTGGAGATACGCGTACCGGGAGGACCGTCATTGAAGAGGTACGCGCTACTAGACGAAGGCGCTACCATCACGCTCATGGACGAAGGCCTAGCGAACGACCTCGGCGCCAGAGGACATGTGAGCCCGCTACACATACACGGGGCCACAGCGAGTCAAAAGGAGACGCAGAGTCGTGTCGTCAAGATTGAAGTACGAGGCCAACATGAAGAGCAGTTTCACGACATCACCGCTCACACGGTGAAACAACTTACGATCGGAAGCCAGACGGTGAAAAGGAAGTTCATCGAATACGAACACTTGAAGCACCTACCACTCGACGACATGAGTTACGAATCGGCGCGCCCGAGCCTACTGATCGGCGCCGACAACTGGCATCTGATTATCTCGAAGGAAATCCTCATCGGCAAACGCTACGAGCCCATCGCATCACGCACCGAGCTGGGATGGACGATACATGGCACGGTGCCGCGGAGCTTGTACCGAGGGGAGGATCAACTAGTCCTCCACGTACACGCCAAAACGGAAAAAGACGTGAGGAACTTCGCTAATGAAGATGAGGAATTAAACGCGCTCATCAAAACACACTACGACGTCGACGCCCTAGGAATTGCCTTGATAACGAAGCCGAGGAAGGCCGAAGAGAGAGCGATCGACATCTTCAATAAAACCATCGAACGAGTCAACGGAAGATATCAAGTGGGCCTGCCATGGAGAGACGAGCAAGTAGTCATGCCGCCCAGCTATGAAATGGCTTTCAGGAGACTGCGGACTATCGAGAGGAAGATGGATCAGTCCCCCGAATTCCAGGCAGCCTACACAAGCCAGATAGAGAACCTACTCACGAAGGGATACGCCGCAGTAGCTAACGGAGACGAGAGAGACAACGACAAGTCATGGTACCTACCTCACTTCGCCGTGACGAACCCTAACAAGCCAGGGAAGGTACGCCTAGTCTTCGACGCAGCCGCCAAGTCGAGAGGAGAGAGCCTGAACGATCACCTCCTAGATGGACCCGACTTACTGCGAGCCTTACCGGGAATTCTCTATCGCTTCCGGGAAAAAGAGGTCGCCGTCACCGCCGACATACGTGAGATGTTTTTACAAGTAAAGATTCGCCCTGAAGATCGACCGGCTCAAATGTTCCTGTGGAGAGGCAACGAACGAAAGAAGCCACCCACGGAATACGTCATGTCATCGATGATATTCGGCGCTCGGAGCTCACCATTCCTAGCGCACAGTGTGCGCAACCACAACGCACGCGCGCACGCTGAGACACACCCCGTGGCCCTCCGAGCGATAACAGAGAGCCACTACATGGACGACTTCGTGGAGAGCTACGCGACCAAGGAGGAAGCAACACGAGCAGTACACGAAGTAACCTACGTACACGAGCAAGCCGGGTTCATACTAGCCGGCTGGAACTCGAGTAATGAAGACGTCATACGAGACATACCCCCGGACCGCCGCGCGCAGCTACCTAAGGAAATGGGAACCGCTGGTCATCAAGGCAAGACTCTAGGTCTAATATGGGAGGCCACTAAAGATGAACTAATGTTCAACACCGCGCTGCCTAGGGTACCGGAGGAGGTCAAGACGTCAGCACGCCCGCCGACTAAGCGCGAAGCCCTCAGCGCTGTCATGTCGATCTTCGACCCACTTGGACTGCTAAGCCATCTCACCATAACGGCTAAAATCCTACTGCAAGACTTATGGAGACAACAGAGGATAGGATGGGATGACCAAGTGCCGGAAGAAGCCGCCGAGGACTTCACTAAATGGATACGAGCGGTCGACAGCGTGCGAGAAGTTAAACtgccccgttgctatgcgccaacGAGGGGAGTACTGGAACGTCAGCTACACGTATTTAACGACGCGAGCGATAGAGCGTACGCCACGGTAGCGTACTGGCGAATCAAGTACGAAAACGGAGAGGTCATCATCACGCTCGCCGGCGCAAAGGCTAAGGTAGCACCGCTGAAGGCACAGAGCATACCGCGACTGGAACTGCAAGCCAGCCTCATAGGCGCACGACTCGCCCACAGTATACAAGAAGAACATAGACAGAAGGCTGACAGGATCGTGCTCTGGTCAGACTCGAAGACCGCTCTCCACTGGATTCGCAACGACATCATCAAGTACACGCCGTACGTAGCTCACCGCGTAGGCGAGATCGCTAACCTCACGCACATCGAACAATGGAGATGGATACCGAGCGAGTTAAATGTAGCCGACGACGCCACACGACCTAACTACGAGGTGCGAGCCGACCAAAGATGGTTCATTGGCCCGGCGTTCCTccgggaagaagaagaaaggtgGCCATCGGAACGCACCGAAGAGGAAAATGACAACGGTCAAGACGAGATAGTCTGCGCCACGGACAACAGCGAGGGGCCGGCCTACCTACCTGACATAAGTCGGTTCTCCTCTTACGAGAGACTCGTCCGTGCGACAGCCTACGTCTTACTAGCCGTCGATAAAATGAAGAAACGAACGCGAACACTGAAACTCGCCCATATCACAAAGGCAGAAGagctatggtataagaaaatgcaAGAGGACTCGTACTCCGACGAAATAgaacgactgaaaaaggactTGAAGTTACGTCCGAACAGCGCGCTGCGTAAGCTCGACCCACGGATAGACGACAGAGGCTTACTTACACTACACGGTCGCGTGGGCGTGGCGAGAATAAGCGAGCAGTCAAAAAGCCCGCTAATAATGGACGGCCGCCACGCTTTCACCCGGCTACTCGTCGCGCACGCACACAAGGCGGCGAACCACGCCAACCGAGAGCAAGTTGTCAACGACCTGAAACAGAAGTTCTATATCACACGTATACGACCTACAGTACGAGCCGTGGAGCATTCATGTCAACTCTGCAAAGTGAAGAAAGCCAGACCGAGACCGCAAGTTCACGGAGACCTGCCCTACGAAAGACTCGCAGCGCACGCGAGGCCATTTAGCTACACGGGCCTCGACTTTTTCGGCCCTATGTACGTGACGGTCGGGCGACATAAGGAAAAGCGCTGGGGCGCCCTGTTTACGTGTCTCACTACGCGAGCGGTCCATATAGAGATCTCACCGTCGCTATCTACGGATTCCGCTATTATGTGCCTACGGCggatggcggcgcggcgggggtggccagtAACAATCTACAGCGATAATGGGACGAACTTTCATGGCGCGGACGAAGAGCTGCGAGCAGCGCAACGAGAGTGGGGCCCACAACTCAAGGACTTCGCTCTACTACAACGAACGAACTGGAAATACATCGCACCCGGGGCACCGAATCAAGGTGGAGCATGGGAGCGGCTAATACGCTCGGTTAAGACAGCGTTAGTCGCCACACTGCACGAGCGCTACCCCAGGGACGAAGTACTCGCCACATTACTCACGGAGGCAGAGTACACGGTCAACGCACGCCCTCTCACTCACGTGCCTGTTGAGCCAGGAGACATGGAGGCGCTAACACCGAATCACTTCCTACTGGGGACCTCCGGCGGCCTACCCACTACCGGGCCGTGCAGGGAGGTAGACAGGAGGACCTGGAGAGCCACGCAGGCGCTGGCTGACGTGTTTTGGCGTCGATGGCTAacggagtacctacctacactcatACCACGTGGAGGCACACGGAGCGGGCGCGGAGCGGACCTGAAAGTTGGTGACGTCGTGATTATCACTGATCCAGTACTGCCGAGGAACATTTGGCCACGAGGTGAAGTAATCCGACTGCATCAAGGACCCGACGGACTGACCAGAGTCGCTGACGTACGAACAAGAGGAGGGATATTCCGCCGACCTCTACGACGTCTCGCCGTCCTCCCGGTGAAAGAAGGCTGCGAAGATCTACGCCGAGGGGAGGAtgttacggacagccgagaAGAGGAGGTCGCGGGCTAA